The Mesorhizobium loti genome includes a region encoding these proteins:
- a CDS encoding CapA family protein, producing MSNYPLSYKLSWLPRFVKPSLVGDARDFAPMAGTLMDPSPKRTVRLAFVGDISAVANRSAPDCDPEVKALLGAADLVIGNCESPVVDRASAALGTRLGTHHAMSERFLAEALAAVGIAREKLVLSLANNHVLDQGVAGFDETVAALQRLGIRTVGLVANGPVVPVQVGPLDIGFAAFTLWRNADESVFTGRVSMDSDPARWSRDGVDLLCAVPHWDWEFRHFPRAETRVLARRLAGQGVGLIAGHHAHVVQPLERIDRTIVAYGLGDFLGTAFARQPWPGRIGGIFVVDVSADADTRGAIAAYRLHPFVRLRGGDHERLVSVEALQGAMKRKVGGRLGAIFS from the coding sequence GTGTCGAATTATCCGCTTTCCTACAAGCTGTCCTGGCTGCCGCGTTTCGTGAAGCCGTCGCTCGTCGGCGACGCACGAGACTTTGCGCCGATGGCGGGAACGCTGATGGATCCGTCGCCGAAGCGGACGGTGCGGCTTGCCTTCGTCGGCGACATCTCGGCGGTGGCCAACCGCAGCGCGCCGGATTGCGATCCGGAAGTCAAGGCGCTGCTCGGCGCTGCCGATCTGGTGATCGGCAATTGTGAAAGCCCTGTTGTGGACAGAGCAAGTGCGGCGCTGGGCACGAGGCTCGGCACGCATCACGCGATGAGCGAGCGGTTCCTGGCCGAGGCGCTGGCGGCGGTCGGCATTGCGCGCGAAAAGCTCGTGCTGTCGCTGGCCAACAACCATGTGCTCGACCAGGGCGTCGCCGGCTTCGACGAGACGGTCGCGGCGTTGCAGCGGCTCGGCATCCGGACGGTGGGCCTCGTTGCCAACGGTCCGGTGGTGCCTGTCCAGGTCGGACCGCTTGATATCGGCTTTGCCGCCTTCACGCTGTGGCGCAACGCCGATGAAAGCGTGTTCACGGGGCGCGTATCAATGGACAGTGATCCGGCGCGTTGGTCGCGCGATGGTGTCGATCTTCTTTGCGCCGTGCCGCATTGGGACTGGGAGTTCCGGCATTTTCCGCGCGCCGAGACGCGGGTGCTGGCCAGGCGGCTGGCCGGGCAGGGCGTCGGGCTGATCGCTGGCCATCACGCCCATGTCGTGCAGCCGTTGGAAAGGATCGACAGGACGATCGTCGCCTACGGGCTTGGCGATTTCCTCGGCACCGCCTTTGCCCGCCAGCCGTGGCCGGGTCGCATCGGCGGGATTTTCGTTGTGGACGTCAGTGCCGATGCCGACACGCGCGGCGCCATTGCGGCCTACCGGCTGCATCCGTTTGTGCGCTTGCGAGGCGGGGATCATGAGCGGCTGGTGTCGGTGGAGGCGCTGCAGGGCGCGATGAAGAGGAAGGTTGGGGGGCGGCTGGGTGCGATCTTTTCTTAA